ATTACTACTGCTTCATCACCCTCACCACTATCGGCTTCGGCGACTTCGTGGCCTTGCAGAGCGACGAGGCGCTGCAGAGGAAGCCTCCCTACGTGGCCTTCAGCTTCCTGTACATCCTGCTGGGGCTCACGGTCATCGGCGCCTTCCTCAACCTGGTGGTCCTGCGCTTCCTGGCCGCCGAGGTGCCCGAGCGCGCCGCCCGCCGTGCCAGCCTCCGCCGCCCGGGGGCGCCCGACAGCCGCGTCCGGCTTGGATGCCGCCCACCGGCCCGGGATGCACGGGGCTCCGCCTGCACTGCCCACCGAATCCGCCCGCTGGAGACCTGGGCCCGTGACAACCCCGGATTCTCGCCCCCCACGAGTCCCGAGGCCGTAACCCGACCCTGCACAGCGGACAGACCCCCAGCCAGGAGGATGTCCATCTGACAATCCTGTTTCACCAATAGGGTCTGGCTGCAGCAATCAGAAAACCGCACTCCCACCCCCACGCCCGTCCAGGGAGGGGTGAGGAGCCTCCAGGCTTCTCATTATCTTCTGTGGCTTCAAAAATACATTAACAGCTGCATCAAAAGTTCAGGCCGACTTTACAGTCTCCCTGGGGGCGTAAATCCGTTGGTCCAAACTTGGAAGACGCTAGCCCTTGGACGCTCCACCCAGGTCctgaagggatggctttgtgTCTTTCAGGGGAAATCTACGACCTTCAGCCCTGGAATCCTACACGCGAGGTGGCGTAGTCACACTAGGCTCATGGGACTGGATATGGACAGAAGGAATCACTGAATGACTTTGCATTttctttgcctgtgtgtgtgtgtccgcgtGCATGATAGTGGAATTGGTCCACGCGTGTGAATGGTTGCCCTCACCTATAAAACAGACACTTTGTCCCTGGCCAGCCCCTCTTCTGAAGGAAACTTACCGACAGCTTCCGTGCCACTCACTACTCAGAGGTAGCCCAGTGTTGTGGGATGAACTTCATTCTGGGCCCCAAGAATTACCAGCAACGTCACTTTGGGTTCCTCTTGACTTCCCTCGGTTTCAGCGTCTCACAAGACTTTCTGAAACTGTCCCCCCCCCCAGTCCCAAAAGGGAGCGTTATTAACCAAGCCCATGGTGGCATACCCTGGCACCCACAGTACCCACCCCTTAAAACACCCGTGTcccttgtcatcccagcaccatGCAAGAGCAGGCCAggttagaaaaaccaaaaactttaaTTTCCAACATGAGCTACATGGTCATGAACACAATGCAATGTGATCCACTCCAACCCAGCAGCCCCCCCAACACCCTCCTTCCCCTGAAAGCCCAGGGTGTTCCTGCTGCCCAAGAGGACATGGAGAACGGCAGGCAGATGGAGGGACAAGCCTAGCCTGAGGACTCAGGATCCCATCTTGCCACCCTGAAGGAGGGTCTAGCAAAGGACTCAGAGATGACACCTGTGTGCTCTGAGCTGCAAGGGCCATCCACTGGGGCTTGTCAGGCGAGCACTCAAGACACTATTGCTCTTTGGACTGTTTACTTCCACTGAGTCGGTGCCCCTCCTGGAGGGCAGAGGGAGCCCTGACAGGAGATAGGAAGGAGGCCTGGGTCTGGCATAGCTCTGCTGCTCAATAAATAAACAGGTGACCTTGCCTGGTGCAACAGCCATGCCTCAGGAGTAGGGCTCCTTGCTGTTTCTGAACCCCAAAGACCCAGAGAAGCTCCAGTTTCAGGAGTCAGATGGTGAATCGCCTGTAAACTGCAATTGCTCCGCTGTCTGTCTGAGCTCCTGGGCTACAagaaccagcaggctttgaacTACTAGAAAAGTGAGGGCTGGTCTTGCCTCAGCCACTGTCACAGGCCAGCATCTTCCTTTCCCACAGCCTCCACTTCCCCCTCCTGAAAATGGAGCTGATGGTAAAGGCCTCTCTCCACCTACCACTGGGGGCTCTGGCCAAGGTCCGAAGGTCATCTGAGTCAGAGCCCTGTACAAAGTAGGGGAATTGCCGTGGGAAGGGCTGTCAATAATGAAAGTGTAGAGAGGACTTCCCTGGGTGTGGGGTTGTGATGCCCCCACTCTGCAGTCCTAGACAGAAGTTACGTTCTTCATCCTCTCCAGTTGGTCCTGGAGAGGTTACACCACACTCTGGTGGAGGCCCCACCAGCTCATGAAGGCCTAGATCCAATCCTGCAGCTTATGATCAGCTAGGGAGACCCCAGTCCTGACACCCCTCCTCTTTCTCCAACACCATCCCAGAAAAGACACTAGCCCAGTAATAGAGCTAAGCAGGTTTGTGGAGCCCAGGGCCTGGAGGCCAGAAATGGTGATGGCGGCCAGCCTGCCCCACAGCGACAGTAGCCTGCCTGGGGAAGGATGAGAGGGGCTTTCCCATCACTCCTTCCCTGTGAGGCATCAGCAGCTCTGTGTGGAGATGGCAGGACTAGACAGAACCTTAAAGGACACCCAGGGCATCTctgcccccccgcccccatgGTTCATTTGCTGAAAGGCCTTGCCCTGGGCCTCGGTTTCCTAACCTAGGCTAGATCTTATCCTGTCCATATCTGGGGTCCACGGGGAGGctccaaagagaagaaaaagtggGAGACAGCAGCCCCATTTCACCCTGCCCTGGCTCCAGCTCAGTCAGATGTGGGGGAACCCAGTGCAGGAGGTGGGGGGTCACACTGTGAATACCAGTAACTCAAGTAGCTTTTCCTGGACAAGGTCTCAAgtctcttctaaaaaaaaaaaatgtgaatggaCTCAAGGTCCCCCAGGCCCTTCCCCTCAGAATGCACGGGCCTCCTGGTAAAGAAAGTGGAGAGGGTCCTCCCGTGGCAGGCCTGCATGGGGTCTCTGTCCAGAAACAACCCCAACAAAATAATCACCCCGGCAGACCCTAGACCCAGAAAGACCTCCACCCTCTGTGCTCCTCTTCAAATGGAGTTTGagttggcaaaaataaataaataaataaataaataaaaatcatacagAAGTAGACACAGGCTGGGCTTGAAGGTTCCCAAAGCTAAAGATGAAAAGTCACTCCTCCTCCCCCAAGTCCTGTCCCGTCCCTTGGCGAGGAGGACAGACATGGTTCCCACACTCAATGGTCACAGCCCCTCGGAAGGAAGGCATGTGCTCACGATGATGATACAAAGAAGAGGgctccagcccccacctcacCCCGCCAGGAGGTGAGATTTCACAGAACAAACAAGAGAATCATAGAGGGGGCTGCACAGACCACCCCCAGGTGTTATTGCTTTGGCGCTAGTGCTCCTGTGtccatctctctgcctgtcaTCTAGGTCCATCTCCCTCTCTGGCAGGTCGCAGAGCGCAGTGCCCTCTGGTTGAGATAGCCAGGCTCCCTGCCCCACCCCTGGACAATCGTAGCAGTGACAGCTGGAGAGGAAGTACACTCTTGCTTCGAAATATTCCAAATGGTGAGCAGTAAAGAGAGAAATCACActagtttaaattaaaaaatgagactGGGGCTGACTGTGGGCCTCGGATGGGAGCCCACCTGGAGCCCTGTTCCTCCCTTGGGCTCTGCCCTTTTACAATCCCAGGAAGCTCTGATGACCAACTCCACAAGAGGGGTCTCTCCATTGCCCCGTCCCTGTGTAGTGTCAGCAACTCAGTGTGGAGGTGACAGAACCAGACCAGAACTTTAAAGGACACCCAGAGCTCAACCAGGCTGGTGGACGGGTTCCAGGGGGTCCCAAGTAGAAGGAATCCCTGGTCGAACCAGGAATCAAGTGGGACGGAACCAAGCCTGTTGTCCTCAGTGGAAAATGACACTCTCATGGGGACCAGGCCCTTCTGCAAGGCCCAACATTCCTCAGAagtcccttgtttttgttttttgttttgttttttaagaaagctAGTGCCAAGGAGAATACATCAGAACATTGAGTATAATGAGCAGCTCAGGTTGCAACCACACTGGAGAGAGtgaaaagggaaggggagggggaggaggggacaaCAAAGGACTGGCCTCTGGGGAGCGAAGCccatccagcccaggctaacGAGAGACTGCAGTCTCCTGGAATATACTGGGGTCTCCTCTCCACCCCCAGCCTGGGGCGTGGTAAAGACTACTTCTGAGCTAAGAATAGGCCCAGGGCATGGACACTACCTACCTAGCTAAGCCCTACACAGCAGGGACTAGGTGCAAAGGAGTGGCAGGCAGCCGGGTGCCTCCCAGGGGAGGTGGCAGAAATGTGCTTCTATGAAGAGGGGCCAGCCTGTGTTCTCCCTCACAtgcaaaaaggggggggggctcctgCAGGCCCCAGGGAGGGCTGCAGAAAGGCAGCTACCCAGACctaagcccccacccccacccctaaTTCTTACACTCCTAGCTCCTCACTTCTTCTGACCATCTCTCCAAAGTGACTGAGGCCCAGGCTGGGATTCTGCCCTTAGTACAGGATAGGACTAAAACAGGGGAGTTCTGatgcctccccagcccccagccccatgACAAAGGGGTAGGCAAGATGCTCTTTGATCTCATCCAACAAGGAGAGGTTCTCCTATTTAGGACATCCTTATCTTGGCACCACCAGACCCAATCCTAGTTTTCCTCAGTACCCTTCCCCTACCATCGTCCACGTTCTTAGGGAGGCTTCCTGGACATGGCGTACAGGAAACTCAACCTTCCCCAGCTCCTCCTCCAAAGCAAAGATGACACTGTCCTTTCCAGTCCACAAGAGTCCCCAGACCACCTTGGTGCAATCCTGTGACGCAAAGTCCCCTGGGGACCTGTGTCAGGTCTCAcacatttcttccttccctttggtCCCTGCTGGCCCCCAGTTCCTAGAGCCACCAGCAGAGGGGCAGGCAGgaggggatggatggatggactcGGACAGGCTGCGGCAAAACTCCTTCCACGGGCAGGCAGAGGGAGACTCAAACTCCCCTTCAAATAAGGAGCTCTGGGCCCCCGGGAGCTGGCTCCGGATCCTTGCCAAGCTGCCCCGTCGGCTCTGGGGCAGGAGTAGCTGCCTGAACCCGGTGCCGCAGGAAAGACACTTGCTGGTAATTGGCACCATGGAGATGGCCAGCTGGGTTCTGGACTTGGCTCTGGGCAGCGAGCTTCCAAGGAGGCAGAAGGGGGACAGGTGGGGTGGTGCTGGGGAGGGGAATGGTTAGCTCTGCTACGTCAGTCTTTCTCCGATTACAGCCGCCACCACGGGGTCAGGACCGGCCAAGTCAAAAGTGCAGCCAACCCGCTGGGAGAGGAAAGATCTCGTGGGTAGGAGGCAAAGAAGGGGTGAGGAGGACCCGAGGGGGGCAGGTCTCCTCATTCTGCTTCCCCACCGTGGGGGAGAACCCCATCCTCCTCTGTCCAATAGGCCCCTGGGCTTGGGGTCCCAGGTCAGGGCTGGGTGGTCTCCAGGCCAACTCGGggatcccctccccatccccagcactaagATCGCTCGCCGCAGGGCCCCACTGTGCTCTCAAGGGACAACTGGGATGCTTGCCGGAGCAGGGGACCTGTGGCTGGGTCCACCATGGAAGAGGTGGGGAAGAGCTTGTACCAGCCCACAGCCAGGGTGGTCAAGTCCAGCTCTTCCAGCAGCACGCGGGCCACACCCATGAACTGCTTCCGCTCCATCCGCCCGTAGTTGCCCCACACGATCACCTGGGGGGACAAGAAACATGATGAGTTGACATCTACCACTGTCACTTACAGGCCCCAAGCCAGAATTTGGGGTCCCTCATGCCAATGAATCCATGCTACCTCCTGAAAATCTCTCAAGTCCAATAATGTTTTCTGTAGTATCTGTTACTACTGGCGTCCTATCACCAGTCTGACCTCTCTGTTACAGCCTCCATGTACCCCATCTTTGAACCCAGGCCTTGAAGGAAAGCCCTCACAGAACCCCTGTGAAAGGAAGTTTGACCAAGTGACTGTTATGGTGTACAGTtggtttcctttctgtgccaACCAAACTTTTTCCACAGGGCTTTCTGGTTTCTTGGCCAACACCTACTTGCGACTGCCAGGCTGATGGCCTGTGTGGCTGAAGGACCCCCTGTGCTGCCCTGTGCATCAGCTCCTAGCTCCATCTCCCTTTACAGAGCTGGGCTGGCTCAGCCCTGCTCAGCAAAGCCTGGAGGCTTAGGGTTCAGGCCTCAGTCAGACAGGACGACCATTTACTGTCTTGTTCTTGACAGTCACCTAACCTCACTGAGCCTCCATGACCGCGTCTGTAAATGGGAGTGATCCCAGCTCAGCGTTCTCCCTAGACAGTGAGATGGGAGAGCGAGCGGTACACTGCCCCTCGGCCCCCACGCTACAGCCAAACAAGGGGGCTGCTTGTGCTCCGCTTGGGACCTAAACTGGCCTGAGAGTCAGCCTTCTGCCACGATCCTACATGAAACGATCTCACTCACATCGGAGCTGTTTAAACTtgagaaatggggctggggagatggcttgacagttaaaggcacttgcctgcaaagcctgttggcctgggttcagtatcccagtacccatggaaaaccagacacacaaagtgatgcatgtgtctggagttcatttgcaatggcaagaggtcttggtatATACTACACCCCtcctctctggcaaataaatacataaatttttttttaaataaacaaatacactgGAGAAGTCAAGTCATTTGCCTGAGGCAGTTTAACTCAGTACTCAGTGTTCCTTGGGAAGCTGGCCAAAAGCCATTTCTGGGGAGTGGACAGTTTCATTTTCACTGATAACTGTGAAATGTGTCCTTACAGTTGACGTGCTGAAGCTCCGCTTGGACAGGATCTCCAAATGTGATTGTATTTGGAGACTGGGTCTTAAAAGGGGTGACCAAGCTAAATGAAGTCATCAATCTGATTAGTGTCTTTGTGGAAAGAGGGGATTTGGATATACAGAAACAACAGGGTGTCAGTCACTCAGGGTAGGGGTGCCCTACTGTGACATTTGTCAGAGCATCTAGCAGTAAGGACCCCATCTTGCTGACATCCCAGACTGGGCCAGTAGACACAAACCTTTGTCCACTGGGTCAGGGTAGCACAGGATAGTCTTCTggccagtttattttatttcgtatttgttcatgtgtgtgtgtgtgtgcgcgtgcgagTGCATGCATCATGGAACACATGTAGAGGTCGGagcacaacctcaggtgtcagtcctcgccttccaccttgtttgaggctggGTTTCTCATTGATTCCCTCTGCCTTCACCAGGATGGCTGGCCCGCAAGCTTCTGGGGAGGTCCTCCGTCTGCCTCCTTTCTGGCTGAAGGCACACTGGGCTTGCAGACAGCCACTGCAGCATCCAGCTGCACATGGGTTCAGGAAATCGGAGATTGGCCCCTCATGCTTTGGAGATTGGCTCCTCATGCTTGCGTagcaagtaccttatccactgaaccagctccccagcccctggctaTTTTAAATGGTACTTGAACATCTCTAAGCTAGCAGGGGTTTCcatacatttatgtatttatttactttaaagtattttattattttgagaaagggagagagagaatgggcatgccagggcatctaggcactgcaaacaaactccagatgtaggtgccaccttatgcatctagcttatgtgggtactgaggaattaaacctgggtcattaggcttttcagacaagtgccttaactgctgaaccatctctccaggcttccatacattttcaatagtaacagaCAGCAAGAAAGGCATTAATCTCACCACACAGTACACATATGGAAGAAGTAATTGAAGCAAGTGCCCATCAAATAATACATAGCTTACTAAGAATGATAAGCATTTTCTTTCCTATCCTATTtcatctttcttaaaaaaaaaacacaactttatttatttatttgagagagaaagaggcagagagacggagagagaatgggcatgccaggcctccagccactacaaacaaactccagacgcatgtgccaccttgtgcatctggtttacatgggtcctggggagttgaaccgaggtcctttggctttgcaggcaaagccacaccttaaccactaagccatctctctagccccatcttttttatttttttttaatctccagtGTTGGAGACGAAACCCAGGCCATGTACATGcctagcaagcactctaccactgagctacatacatgTAAAAAAGCTGTTTGTTTAGACTTACTATAGTAGACATCACACCTCATGAATGAGCACAACCTACTGAAAACCTCTGTCCCTGGCAGgatctaggctttgcaggctgggCAAAGTCCCCATGATTTGGTAACATGGAACATACTGGCCCCACTCTGACCATTTCATTGGCTCAGGTGTATACAAGATTCGAGGAGCGGACAGAGGTGGCCAAGGGACAGCCGAGACTGAGCGCACAGGGCTCCCATGGGCACTCTTCCTTCCTGCCCCATGAGGAGATGCTCTGTAGTTCCAGTCTGAGCCACTATCAGAGACCCTTGAATAGCTGAAAACTAAGTCTTCTTTGGGGTCCTCAGTAGGCCCCAGCTTCTCTCCCTGTGGTCCGGAGCTGGTGGCGATGACTGTGGTGACAATGACTTCGGTCGTCTATACGGTCCTTACAGAAGGCTATCCTTGTGGGCGTTCTTCCTACATGAGCAAAACTGCTGACCCAGAAATGCTATCTGAGAGGCACCTTCAGCACCCCACTGTCCACATGAAGAAGCCAGGCGCTGGGGGGAGTTGGCTCACAGGGGCACAGGAAGTCATGGCACTGATCAGCCACCGTGCAATGCTTCCCCCAGGTGAAGTCCTCCAGAGACCCCACTCCAAGtaacacagaggaagagagagggaggaggagagagcccTCACCTGCAGGACTTTGCCCTGGGGACTCTCAGGAAACAGCAGCACCTGGTTGTACAGCGGGTCCAGCGACTTGCGGGCAACTTTGGTCTTCTTCTTAGCAATGCAGACGCCATTTTCTAGCAGGTAGGCCTTGATGTAGGCCGCTGGGGACAGAGGCCAGTGGGCAGGGTTATAGGCTGGTCCCTGGcacaacgggggggggggggcagcctcCCACTGCTTGGGAGAGGACAGCCAGCTGCCCAGGGTTGTGGGGAGGGGCCACACAGCATGTAGGTGGCACGTGCTGTCTTGGCTGGGTGGCTGTGTTCCCTCTTCACTGATGATCCTGcctgctccctccttccctccctccctttgcttTCTCCCTCAGCTCATGACTCCCCCACCCCTGACTGTCCATGCACATTCATTTGCTGACATCTCTGCAAATGTTAAGTGTCAGTGTGTACCACATACCCTACTAGGGACCAGGTTACAATCCAGAGTTGCTGGGCACCACTACATGCCAAGTACCTCACTGGTTACAGTAACGAACAGGAAAGATATTCCAGCCTCCCAGAAACTCAGTCCGTGGGCTACCTCTGGATACCCCTCAGGATGTCCTCTCTGACCCCCAACCCTCTCCTGCAGAAGGGGGGGCAGCCCCCACACCTGGCAGTGTCTTGGAACCTGGCTTGGCTGTCAGTCCTCGAGCCTGGATGATGTCCACTTCCAGCTGGCCATTCCGCTCCTGCAAGCCAATCTCCACATCCCCTGTAAAAAGCCCAAAGAGATGAGACTGGGAAGTGGCTCCAACAAggacccattccctttctccgcCCTGCTTTCAGCCCAAACAGAAGCAGCAAATGCCCACACCTGTAGCTTAGGCACTGTGAAGGGCATGCCTGTCGGACCCAGGCTTCAGGCCAGGTGCTCAGAGCATACCCAACAGGCAAGGGGGTTAGAAGGGACGGACACAGGGCTTGGGATGGGGGGGAGAGACACAGGGCTTAGGAGCACTTACCCATGGGTGTGGTGGCCAGGGTCTGGCGGCCTACAAACTGTGCTGGCCCCATGCTGCCCAGGAAGTCACTGAATTGGGCATCTGAGGCCAGGCAAACTCCTCCATAGTTAAGGCTGCAAGAAGAAAAGATGAGTCTTCATGAGTGTTTCCCGGGGCTGATGGAAAAGTCCAGAACGTCTCTCATCTCATGATGTCCCCCACCTTCAACTGATTTCTCCTTGCCAAGCCTCCATGGAATGCATATGCTGATCTAACATGTCAAGGTGGCTCTAAGGATCATGAGAGAGGGTCTGCCAGATGCCAGCCTACGTGGCTTAGTGCCCTGATACTCCAAGATTGGTCCAGAGACTGGGAACATCAGTATCACCTGCAACTAATTAGAATTGCATCACACCTGCCCCTTCCTCCAGGTACTTAGCAGAATCCACAATCTATCACGAGGCCAGATGCTCGTGTGCATGTGAAAGTTGGAAATGCCCCGCACGCTAGCTTTGGACCCTGAGGGGTACCACTGCTGCTTGCTGAGCTCGCCAATATCCACATCCCCTTCCTTTGGTAACAAGACCTCAAGTTTCCTTGAGGAACCCCATCTCCCCATGGCACGTGATCGCGCAAGGAGAACAGGCCCTGGCTGGCCTACAGCTCTGCCTGGCTAGTCCAGGCACTCCTTCCCTTTGACTAGTGCCTGACTCCAAGACAGGCACGTGGCCTAATTCAACAACAAGGATCTGGAAGCTTCTTTTTTCCCCACCAGACTTGGGCATCAGCATTAGAATGGGAGATGGTGGCAGATGGAGCTTAAGGGTGATGCCATCCGACTGGTGGTGGGTGAGCGCCTGGATCCAGCTCTGTCCGATGCAAATTATTTCCTCTCCTCATGGTTGCATAAATCAATCACAACAATTACTAGGATCACTATGGGTAAGCCAGTTTGAGTTAGCCGCCCTTCCCTGCCTCACTGACCGTTCCCGTCCAAGTGTCTACACTAGAGAGGGCAGCATTCCCCTCTCCAAGGTCTCGGGAAGTCTTGACTGAGACGAGGCACTGGGCGCCACACCCGATGTGTCTCTCCACCTTTGGGAACAAGGTACGCACaacccattttctcttctgtccTAATCGCAACTACTGTCGTGTgcgttattttatttatcttcaccTCCATTATTCAGATGAGAAACATATTTACCCAGCAAAACAGTGACCATGATTCCTGGCCAGAGCTGATGGATCCAGGGTCAGAAGCCTGACTGAAGTCAGGTTACTTAAAGACTCTGATAGGCACAAGGTGACTCTCAGAGGACTGACTATGATGACTGTCCTCACAAGAAGCAGGCTGAGCCAGGCGGGgtgaggcacgcctttaatcccagcacttgggaagcagaggtaggaggattgctgtgagctcaaggccagcctgacccaAGCATAGCCAAGAGGGTTTGTGACTGCGCAAGGTGTTGGTGAAAGTAATGGCTAGCACAGAACCCCACATTCGCTGGCATGGTTTCCTACTGCCCCTGCCTGTCCCCCAGGCTAGAAGCTGATGTCGACTGCCTCAGAGGAGGGACAGCCCAGGAagatacacacacccacactcagtTTCTTTGCTTTTCAGCTGAAAATCTAAGAAACAGACTTAGAAGGAGAGATTCAAAACCAGTCTCcctccctattaaaaaaaaaaaaaatcctttctctctctctctgcctctttctctctgaaataaacaaataaaaataaaataatttttttaaatgggctagagagatgactcagcaattaaggtacttgcctgaaaagccgaagaagccatgtttgattccccaggacccacataagccagatgcacaaggtggcacatgcgtccgcagttcatttgcagtggctggattccctcattccccattcattctcattcattctctgtctccctctctctttctctttttctctctgcctctgtgtctcaaataaataaaaatattttttttaaaaaaagctccaGCCTGGAGAAGGGAGGAAGTCTGATGAAGAGGGAGTGAACTGAGATGTTGATGGGGGCGGTTCTTGAGCTCATCTGTGGTCCCCAGCTGAGCGGGTGGTACTGGGGGATCACAAAGGACCCCAGACAGGTGTGGAAGATCCAAAAGTAGAGGGCAGGGCATACTGGAAGCTTCTGCAGGCTCACACCTCAGAAACacctcccagctgatgacaaATAGCAAGCAGTCTGCAGCAGGGACAGCAAGGTCACATGCCTGCCATGGCCCCCAATCTCCAGCTACCCACAGTGGTCACAGGCAAGAAAACTGTCCAGTTCcagtccctcccttcccttcttattTCCTCCTGCTCCCATGGCTGAGTCCTGAGCTGGCTTCCTGGATTCTTTCCCCTCCTGCGTCTGTGGGCCAGGGTCAGCCTCTGGAAGACGGGGCAGAGTAGCGCTGGGTGCAGGCAGTTGAGATTCAGTGACTATCATCTTAATTTAGCAGCAGCATAGTTTATTTTTACAGAAAGGGACTGAAAAAATAGTCACTTAAATGTCAGGACTGAAGTGTGTACTCAGTATTATTGCCAAACCGAAGACCCTTAGCTAAGTGCACCAAGCCACCCCCAGACTCGGCTGGGACATAGCCTTCGCCTCACGACCTTCGGTCTGTGCACTCTATCCTCCCAG
Above is a window of Jaculus jaculus isolate mJacJac1 chromosome 8, mJacJac1.mat.Y.cur, whole genome shotgun sequence DNA encoding:
- the Rims4 gene encoding regulating synaptic membrane exocytosis protein 4, whose product is MERSQSRLSLSASFEALAIYFPCMNSFDDEDAGDSRRLKGAIQRSTETGLAVEMPSRTLRQTSHESIEDSMNSYGSEGNLNYGGVCLASDAQFSDFLGSMGPAQFVGRQTLATTPMGDVEIGLQERNGQLEVDIIQARGLTAKPGSKTLPAAYIKAYLLENGVCIAKKKTKVARKSLDPLYNQVLLFPESPQGKVLQVIVWGNYGRMERKQFMGVARVLLEELDLTTLAVGWYKLFPTSSMVDPATGPLLRQASQLSLESTVGPCGERS